AGAAAGAAACGAAGGCAGCCTCTTTAAATTTGGACAACCGAATATTGCAATATCCTCAATTGATTCGCAGATCATGGCTGCCTTGCAAACGTTCTTCAGTTGTGGCAGGTTACGCAGATGCAACCGCCTCAATTTCGGACGGTTGATGACAGTGGCGGTGGCTCCTTCACATGAGGTCAATTGGGtgccttctcctcctccttgtCCTACTCCATTGCCATCTGCTGCTATCTCCTCCAGTCCTTCACAATTGCAAACGTGTAATTCTTCAAGATTTTGAAGGCTCTGCAGCAACTGCACTGTGAATAGCTGCTTCATGTTGTGACATTTAGAAATCCACAATACTCTGAGGAAAGAAAAGGTGCCAGCTGGAAGCAAATTTGGTGGTCCGTCGATGGCAGAAAGAAACGAAGGCAGCCTCTTTAAATTTGGACAACCGAATATTGCAATATCCTCAATTGAATTGCAGATCATGGCTGCCTTGCAAACGTTCTTCAGTTGTGGCAGGTTATCCAGATGCAACCGCCTCAATTTCGGAAGGTTGATGACAGTGGCGGTGGCTCCTTCACATGAGGTCAATTGGGtgccttctcctcctccttgtCCTTCTCCATTGCCATCTGCTGCTATCTCTTCCAGTCCTTCACAATTTTTAACATCTAATAATTCAAGATTTTGAAGGTTCTGCAGCAACTGCACTGTGAATAGCTGCTTCATGTTGTGACATTCAGAAATCCACAAATATTTGAGGGAAGAAAAGGTGCCAGCTGGAAGCAAATATGATGGTTCTGATTCTCCGTAAAATAGACCAACCAGATTTGGCAACCCGGAGAGGCTTAGCACTTGGAGATCACAGAGTGGACTAAAATACGAGACTTCCAACTGATCACGTGGAGAAGCAGAGGACAATTGCCAGAGGAACTCTATTCCAACCAAATCCTTAATATACAATTCAGATAAGTGgcttaaatttataaaattcttAAAAACATCTGACAAGCACCTAATGCCCATGCCCTCACAATCCTCGATTACCAGACATTCCATATCATCTGGCAGATTGTTCGATCCTCTACCAAGCTCACACTGATGGAAATACAGTTGTTTCTGGTCCCCACAACCATAAAATGGATACTTAGTTAAGATGTCATTGATATAAACCATATAGTATTTTGGCCACCGAGTAATTTTATAGAAATTCGTAAGAGACAAATATCCTTTAAAACATTCTAATTGGTTCAACACTTCTGGATCATTAACTTGTACCCTACCATAGAGTGGCAATGCTAGCCATTGAAGACGGGTCAATTTGGAAAATGTCTCTTTTGGTATTATTATCTTTCGTCTTAAACTCCGACACTCGTCCAAGTTAAGCCTTTCGAGGTTGACCAGTGACTCCCAACCTTCAGGTAAATCCTCAATCTTAGTGGAGGATAGGTCCAAATCCCTCAATTGCTTGAGCTTTCCCAGTGGTGGCACAGATTGGAGGTCACTACAAGACCTCAAAATCAGGGCAGTAAGATTCACCATGTCCGAAACAGAATTAGGCAACTCTGTTATACCTTTGCACAAAGATAGATTCAAAACTTTAAGTCCACACATGTGCCGAAAGAATGAATCTGGGATTTCTTTTATGGAAACCCAAGAAAGAAGCAAGGTCGAGAGCTTAGGACAATTTGGTGACCAGGCTGGTGGAatttctatttctttgaaattttgtGAATAGAAGGAAACCGCATGGAGATCTTCTGTCCAATTTTGTGTTACTTTAGAATTTCCCTTTCCCAAGCTTTTCACCAAGAATCGTGGTACATCATCTCTGCTGCTCTCTGGTTTGGAGTTTCCATGCGTGATCCTTATTGCCATATCTCTGACCAAATCATGCATCTTCACACAGTCATCTGTAGTTTTTTCCAGCAAGCAAACTCTAATCAGTTTGTTTAATATTGTGTGACCTTGATCAAATTCTTCTGACCATGATTCCCGTTTTGACATCAGCTCTGCCCTAATAAACAGGACTATtagttcctttctttttatatcacTATCTTCCGGATAAAGACAGCAATACAAGAAGCAATTCCTTTCATATTTATCCAGGCGATCGAAACTCCGTTCCAGGATGCGAGACACCTTTTCTTCCATCTTACCGTGCTCTACTCTATTCAAGTCTACCAATGCATTTCTCCACTCATGGATGTCGGTCACACCTATCATGCTCCCAGCCATTACGACAATACCAAGAGGCAAACCACCACACCTTTTCGCAACGGACTTGGCAGTATCTTTCAAACCTCCGTCAAGCACGGTCTCGCTGCCAAGTGTACGCTCGAACAAACCCCAAGCTTCCTCTGTGTCCAAAGTTTTCAATTCAAATTTGCTTTGGCATCGCATGCGGTTGCACACTTCTAATGAGCGTGTAGTCAAAATCAGTCTGCAATTTCTTGCACCAATCCCTAAGCTGTTTAAACGAAATTCTTCCCAAACATCATCCAATATGAGCACTACCATTTCCTCCATTTTCTCGAATGTGTCACCCAACTTACGTGCCCTCACTTTTTCATCATCCTCGTGTGACAGATCAAGCCCTAAGCGTTTAGCAACGTCACCTTGCAGCCCTTTGATGGTAAAATCTTGGGAGACAGAAACCCAATAAACCCTTAAGGATTGAGTATTCTTAAGGAGGTGATTATGG
The DNA window shown above is from Coffea arabica cultivar ET-39 chromosome 5e, Coffea Arabica ET-39 HiFi, whole genome shotgun sequence and carries:
- the LOC113688271 gene encoding probable disease resistance protein At4g27220 isoform X2 yields the protein MECIGKLATDLWNLTFEKAKKWYYLRDNLRSLETKLEGLSGRKSDLESQVTNAERSGTKKRKSEVANWFEKVANIEDEFGALKTSIEQGCLLKNAFSGGDRVAEMDATVEGLIKQSKDFGELCLGVFESRGKPRVTTKLFGEKFDRDLKDILSILRIGEKLDTNEILRIGIWGMGGVGKTTLAEHIHNHLLKNTQSLRVYWVSVSQDFTIKGLQGDVAKRLGLDLSHEDDEKVRARKLGDTFEKMEEMVVLILDDVWEEFRLNSLGIGARNCRLILTTRSLEVCNRMRCQSKFELKTLDTEEAWGLFERTLGSETVLDGGLKDTAKSVAKRCGGLPLGIVVMAGSMIGVTDIHEWRNALVDLNRVEHGKMEEKVSRILERSFDRLDKYERNCFLYCCLYPEDSDIKRKELIVLFIRAELMSKRESWSEEFDQGHTILNKLIRVCLLEKTTDDCVKMHDLVRDMAIRITHGNSKPESSRDDVPRFLVKSLGKGNSKVTQNWTEDLHAVSFYSQNFKEIEIPPAWSPNCPKLSTLLLSWVSIKEIPDSFFRHMCGLKVLNLSLCKGITELPNSVSDMVNLTALILRSCSDLQSVPPLGKLKQLRDLDLSSTKIEDLPEGWESLVNLERLNLDECRSLRRKIIIPKETFSKLTRLQWLALPLYGRVQVNDPEVLNQLECFKGYLSLTNFYKITRWPKYYMVYINDILTKYPFYGCGDQKQLYFHQCELGRGSNNLPDDMECLVIEDCEGMGIRCLSDVFKNFINLSHLSELYIKDLVGIEFLWQLSSASPRDQLEVSYFSPLCDLQVLSLSGLPNLVGLFYGESEPSYLLPAGTFSSLKYLWISECHNMKQLFTVQLLQNLQNLELLDVKNCEGLEEIAADGNGEGQGGGEGTQLTSCEGATATVINLPKLRRLHLDNLPQLKNVCKAAMICNSIEDIAIFGCPNLKRLPSFLSAIDGPPNLLPAGTFSFLRVLWISKCHNMKQLFTVQLLQSLQNLEELHVCNCEGLEEIAADGNGVGQGGGEGTQLTSCEGATATVINRPKLRRLHLRNLPQLKNVCKAAMICESIEDIAIFGCPNLKRLPSFLSAIDGPPYLLPAGTFSSLKKLSISKCHNMKQLFTVQLLQSLQNLETLTVIECEGLEEIAADGNGVGQGGGEGTQLTSSEGATATVVLPKLRLLHLGRLPQLKNICKAALICDSIKEIAIFNCPNLKRLPSFLSTINGLPSVPTTLHKIRGDKEWWESLEWDNSYTKNALDPFITTTDRRQDLMIIVAQVLLY
- the LOC113688271 gene encoding probable disease resistance protein At4g27220 isoform X1, which codes for MECIGKLATDLWNLTFEKAKKWYYLRDNLRSLETKLEGLSGRKSDLESQVTNAERSGTKKRKSEVANWFEKVANIEDEFGALKTSIEQGCLLKNAFSGGDRVAEMDATVEGLIKQSKDFGELCLGVFESRGKPRVTTKLFGEKFDRDLKDILSILRIGEKLDTNEILRIGIWGMGGVGKTTLAEHIHNHLLKNTQSLRVYWVSVSQDFTIKGLQGDVAKRLGLDLSHEDDEKVRARKLGDTFEKMEEMVVLILDDVWEEFRLNSLGIGARNCRLILTTRSLEVCNRMRCQSKFELKTLDTEEAWGLFERTLGSETVLDGGLKDTAKSVAKRCGGLPLGIVVMAGSMIGVTDIHEWRNALVDLNRVEHGKMEEKVSRILERSFDRLDKYERNCFLYCCLYPEDSDIKRKELIVLFIRAELMSKRESWSEEFDQGHTILNKLIRVCLLEKTTDDCVKMHDLVRDMAIRITHGNSKPESSRDDVPRFLVKSLGKGNSKVTQNWTEDLHAVSFYSQNFKEIEIPPAWSPNCPKLSTLLLSWVSIKEIPDSFFRHMCGLKVLNLSLCKGITELPNSVSDMVNLTALILRSCSDLQSVPPLGKLKQLRDLDLSSTKIEDLPEGWESLVNLERLNLDECRSLRRKIIIPKETFSKLTRLQWLALPLYGRVQVNDPEVLNQLECFKGYLSLTNFYKITRWPKYYMVYINDILTKYPFYGCGDQKQLYFHQCELGRGSNNLPDDMECLVIEDCEGMGIRCLSDVFKNFINLSHLSELYIKDLVGIEFLWQLSSASPRDQLEVSYFSPLCDLQVLSLSGLPNLVGLFYGESEPSYLLPAGTFSSLKYLWISECHNMKQLFTVQLLQNLQNLELLDVKNCEGLEEIAADGNGEGQGGGEGTQLTSCEGATATVINLPKLRRLHLDNLPQLKNVCKAAMICNSIEDIAIFGCPNLKRLPSFLSAIDGPPNLLPAGTFSFLRVLWISKCHNMKQLFTVQLLQSLQNLEELHVCNCEGLEEIAADGNGVGQGGGEGTQLTSCEGATATVINRPKLRRLHLRNLPQLKNVCKAAMICESIEDIAIFGCPNLKRLPSFLSAIDGPPYLLPAGTFSSLKKLSISKCHNMKQLFTVQLLQSLQNLETLTVIECEGLEEIAADGNGVGQGGGEGTQLTSSEGATATVVLPKLRLLHLGRLPQLKNICKAALICDSIKEIAIFNCPNLKRLPSFLSTINGLPSVPTTLHKIRGDKEWWESLEWDNSYTKNALDPFITTTDRRQDLMIMLSKPVSAVPVSRHSSHFANKYSPFKENKRVLTQIKVRSLLFNVLLTQFCRTETVD